Proteins from one Natrinema salinisoli genomic window:
- a CDS encoding protein-lysine N-methyltransferase, protein MSEQSAPQTTYQRRLDDRVTTLATAPDATVADVIRNARGAFPTLVYDRLLERGVADALPIGSLESDGETDAVHTPELHPLDYEWYFTAETTTAVADTLLEGGEPILCLGAPTVAVHLARRGVPVTLVDRSGRVEKRFATDLESLRFVRGDVHEPLDFESTFSVAFFDPPWYPEHTEAWLYRACQHVRPGGRVQFVLFPPLVRPSAAEQRRDLLETARRVGTVSVDEDAVAYRTPAFERRVLRDSDVPVVSAWRRADLARVDVADASALSEPPTVGSDGDWQTFVAEGQVVKLRRDVTGGPEAVLAPIEGCEGYVLPSVSRRDARRQNVDLWTSRNRVARVGNRAAVAEGLRMLETGATLSELSETEFVTGLSTERRQHLVAQLDAILESQSD, encoded by the coding sequence ATGTCTGAACAGTCCGCCCCCCAGACGACGTACCAGCGACGCCTCGACGACAGAGTGACGACCCTCGCAACGGCTCCCGACGCGACCGTCGCGGACGTGATTCGGAACGCCCGCGGCGCGTTCCCGACCCTCGTCTACGACCGGTTACTGGAACGGGGCGTCGCCGACGCGCTTCCGATCGGCAGCCTCGAGTCGGATGGCGAAACGGACGCCGTCCACACGCCGGAACTTCACCCCCTCGACTACGAGTGGTATTTCACCGCGGAGACGACGACTGCCGTCGCCGACACCCTTCTCGAGGGTGGCGAACCGATCCTCTGTCTCGGTGCGCCGACGGTCGCCGTCCACCTCGCTCGGCGGGGGGTCCCCGTGACGCTCGTCGATCGGAGCGGCCGGGTCGAAAAGCGATTCGCGACCGACCTGGAGTCGCTCCGATTCGTTCGGGGCGACGTCCACGAACCGCTGGACTTCGAGTCGACGTTTTCGGTCGCGTTCTTCGATCCGCCGTGGTATCCCGAACACACGGAAGCGTGGCTCTACCGGGCCTGCCAGCACGTTCGCCCCGGCGGGCGGGTTCAGTTCGTGTTGTTTCCGCCGCTCGTCCGTCCGTCGGCGGCCGAGCAGCGTCGCGACCTGCTCGAGACGGCCCGTCGGGTCGGAACGGTGTCGGTCGACGAGGATGCGGTCGCGTACCGCACGCCGGCGTTCGAACGGCGCGTGCTCCGGGACAGCGACGTCCCGGTGGTTTCGGCGTGGCGTCGCGCCGACCTCGCGAGAGTCGACGTAGCCGACGCGAGCGCGCTGTCGGAGCCGCCGACCGTCGGGAGCGACGGGGACTGGCAGACGTTCGTCGCGGAAGGACAGGTGGTGAAGCTCCGACGGGACGTGACCGGCGGTCCGGAGGCTGTGCTCGCGCCGATCGAGGGCTGCGAGGGATACGTCCTGCCGAGCGTCAGTCGGCGGGACGCTCGGCGGCAGAACGTCGACCTCTGGACCTCGCGCAACCGCGTCGCGAGGGTTGGGAATCGAGCGGCCGTCGCGGAGGGACTTCGAATGCTCGAAACCGGCGCGACCCTGTCGGAGCTCTCGGAGACCGAATTCGTCACCGGGCTGTCCACCGAACGGAGGCAGCACCTCGTGGCGCAGTTGGACGCGATTCTGGAGTCGCAGTCGGACTGA
- a CDS encoding family 43 glycosylhydrolase, whose translation MRDTRTNVDRRDVLRLVGAGTVATASPIGVSETGRAAEQEDSYRNPTGPIGFGDVSVVRTCDGTYYAYGTETPEDVVPIARSTDLVNWTYVGSALERHPDWRDDPDAGVWAPSVAEYDGEYHLYYSYSTWGSQDNPGIGLATASDPEGPFTDRGSVFRAADLGMTNAIDGELVVVDDTPYMVWGSWYGIYGVELTPDAADYVPGTAFHMAGDKKEGPMILEENGYYYLFYSTGHCCDGADSTYEVAVGRSESFFGPYENQRGEDLRELNAHHEGVAVLSGTEEFVGPGHNTAIQDDEGDWWMVYHVEATADREVRALMVDPIRWDDDGWPIVGDDGTPSAEWSVPPAGADRCGDTGDGDTVAVGDYEARDLDDDGRYEDVTGDGTTTHADVNAFFEHLESDGVRKNPEKFDFDGNGRVGFADVLELLREI comes from the coding sequence ATGCGCGATACTCGAACGAACGTAGACAGACGGGATGTGTTACGGTTGGTCGGCGCTGGTACGGTAGCCACCGCGAGTCCAATCGGCGTCAGCGAGACGGGACGCGCGGCCGAGCAGGAGGACAGCTACCGGAATCCGACGGGACCGATCGGGTTCGGCGACGTGAGCGTCGTCCGGACCTGCGACGGCACCTACTACGCGTACGGAACGGAAACGCCCGAGGACGTGGTCCCGATCGCCAGATCGACGGATCTCGTGAACTGGACCTACGTCGGGTCGGCACTCGAGCGGCACCCGGACTGGCGGGACGATCCCGACGCGGGGGTGTGGGCACCGTCGGTCGCCGAGTACGACGGTGAGTACCACTTGTACTACTCCTACTCGACCTGGGGGAGCCAGGACAATCCCGGGATCGGGCTCGCGACCGCGTCGGATCCCGAGGGACCGTTCACCGATCGGGGGTCGGTGTTCCGCGCTGCGGACCTCGGGATGACGAACGCCATCGACGGCGAGCTGGTGGTCGTCGACGACACGCCGTATATGGTCTGGGGAAGCTGGTACGGCATCTACGGCGTCGAGTTGACCCCCGACGCCGCGGACTACGTTCCCGGGACGGCGTTCCACATGGCCGGTGACAAGAAGGAAGGGCCGATGATACTCGAGGAGAACGGGTATTACTACCTATTCTATTCGACGGGACACTGCTGTGACGGTGCCGACAGCACGTACGAGGTCGCAGTCGGCCGTTCGGAGTCGTTTTTCGGCCCCTACGAGAACCAGCGCGGGGAGGATCTCCGCGAGTTGAACGCCCATCACGAAGGCGTCGCCGTGCTTTCGGGAACCGAGGAGTTCGTCGGGCCGGGCCACAACACGGCGATCCAGGACGACGAAGGCGACTGGTGGATGGTGTACCACGTCGAAGCCACCGCGGACCGAGAAGTGCGCGCGCTCATGGTCGATCCGATTCGGTGGGACGACGACGGGTGGCCGATCGTTGGCGACGATGGAACGCCGAGCGCCGAGTGGTCGGTTCCCCCGGCAGGCGCGGACCGGTGTGGCGATACCGGCGACGGCGACACTGTTGCAGTCGGCGACTACGAGGCCCGCGACCTTGACGACGACGGTCGCTACGAGGACGTCACCGGCGACGGGACGACCACCCACGCGGACGTCAACGCCTTCTTCGAACACCTCGAGTCCGACGGCGTCCGGAAGAACCCCGAGAAATTCGACTTCGACGGCAACGGCCGCGTCGGGTTCGCGGACGTCCTCGAACTGCTCCGAGAGATCTGA
- a CDS encoding SPW repeat domain-containing protein — protein MSRSADEKAALVVRTAGLTAALGAFVMISTAVFTITDTMGIHNVIVGAITAFVASVQAYRTDEQGSFSIAFPVVLAVLGIWIAIAPRLLFDVQRELVLGINGVSGVLIVILSLAGVYGTVQTSNATATSA, from the coding sequence ATGAGCCGATCAGCCGACGAAAAGGCAGCGTTGGTCGTCCGAACGGCCGGACTGACGGCGGCACTCGGCGCGTTCGTGATGATCTCGACGGCCGTCTTCACGATCACGGACACGATGGGTATCCACAATGTCATCGTGGGAGCGATAACTGCCTTCGTCGCCTCGGTCCAGGCCTATCGGACGGATGAGCAGGGGTCGTTCAGTATCGCCTTCCCGGTAGTGCTCGCCGTGCTCGGGATCTGGATCGCGATCGCACCGAGACTGCTGTTCGACGTCCAGCGTGAACTGGTACTGGGGATCAACGGCGTCTCTGGGGTATTGATCGTGATCCTGTCACTCGCCGGGGTATACGGGACCGTCCAGACGTCGAACGCTACTGCGACGAGCGCGTAG
- a CDS encoding nucleoside recognition protein produces the protein MQSVLSVLLNEALPRVLTITLLIGAGVGLANLAVEYGLVTVIARAGRYLTEPANLPPEVGTAVLTNTVSVTAGYGMLAEFREEALLDDRATLIAVVINTFFGFVQHIFTYYGPVLVPILGLQVGLMYVGARAGISLAITGVGLLAGSLLLRGYEYDSAALEPETPDEESRTNREKFHSAGESALERLRSIVPRLAIVYSLVFVALEYSDRILAGFASVGVDDPGGVLEPIAGLLGLPGAAVPVILVSLVDPTTGAITVAPLIGDVLTPDEAVITLLVGSLVSLTIGTVKRSIPFQFGIWGAEFGTKVIVVNVCLKAVFILVAIAAFFVV, from the coding sequence GTGCAGTCGGTCCTCTCCGTCCTGCTGAACGAGGCGCTCCCGCGTGTACTGACGATCACGCTCCTGATCGGCGCCGGTGTCGGTCTGGCCAACCTCGCGGTAGAGTACGGGCTCGTCACAGTCATCGCCCGCGCGGGTCGTTACCTCACGGAGCCGGCGAACCTGCCGCCGGAGGTCGGAACTGCCGTTCTCACGAACACGGTCTCAGTGACGGCGGGCTACGGGATGCTCGCCGAATTCCGCGAGGAGGCGCTCCTCGACGACCGCGCCACGCTGATCGCCGTGGTCATCAACACCTTCTTCGGCTTCGTCCAGCACATCTTCACCTACTACGGCCCGGTTCTCGTGCCGATTCTGGGGCTACAGGTCGGACTCATGTACGTCGGCGCTCGCGCCGGCATCTCGCTGGCCATTACGGGCGTCGGGCTGCTCGCCGGTTCCCTCCTCCTCCGCGGCTACGAGTACGACAGCGCCGCTCTCGAGCCCGAGACACCGGACGAGGAATCCCGGACGAACCGCGAGAAGTTCCACAGCGCGGGGGAGAGTGCCCTCGAGCGGCTCCGGTCGATCGTTCCGCGCCTCGCCATCGTCTACTCGCTGGTCTTCGTCGCGCTCGAGTACTCCGACCGGATTCTCGCAGGATTCGCGTCAGTCGGGGTCGACGATCCCGGGGGCGTTCTCGAGCCGATCGCCGGGCTGTTGGGTCTTCCGGGGGCAGCGGTACCAGTCATTCTCGTCTCGCTGGTCGATCCGACGACGGGCGCGATCACCGTCGCACCGCTGATCGGTGACGTCCTGACGCCAGACGAGGCGGTGATCACGTTGCTCGTGGGCAGTCTCGTCTCGTTGACGATCGGGACGGTCAAGCGCTCGATCCCGTTCCAGTTCGGTATCTGGGGGGCGGAGTTCGGGACGAAAGTGATCGTCGTCAACGTCTGCCTCAAAGCCGTCTTCATCCTCGTCGCGATCGCGGCCTTCTTCGTCGTCTAG
- a CDS encoding NADPH-dependent FMN reductase, translated as MSDDTPHVAALCGSLRDGSHTRSALETALSAAAEAGATTELLDLREYELPIFDADRDREAAGDAEELSERVRKADTVILGSPMYHGSYASPLKTALDYCGFDEFEDTTVGLLAVSGGAFPVTALEHMRSVCRALNAWVIPHEAAIPNASAALEDGEFVDPKLEKRVRTLGRRAVQYATIEPDPDSFESDQNVGAEGK; from the coding sequence ATGAGCGACGACACACCCCACGTGGCTGCACTCTGTGGCAGTCTGCGCGACGGGAGCCATACCCGCAGCGCACTGGAGACTGCCCTCTCGGCCGCAGCGGAGGCGGGCGCGACCACGGAGCTGCTCGATCTCCGGGAGTACGAACTGCCGATTTTCGACGCTGATCGCGACCGCGAGGCGGCGGGTGACGCCGAAGAGCTGTCCGAGCGCGTCCGTAAAGCCGACACCGTCATCCTCGGGTCGCCGATGTACCACGGCTCGTACGCCTCCCCGCTGAAGACAGCGCTGGATTACTGCGGCTTCGACGAATTCGAGGACACGACCGTCGGACTCCTCGCAGTTTCGGGCGGAGCCTTCCCCGTCACGGCGCTCGAGCACATGCGCTCGGTCTGTCGGGCGCTGAACGCGTGGGTGATCCCCCACGAGGCGGCGATTCCGAACGCGAGTGCCGCCCTGGAAGACGGCGAATTCGTCGATCCGAAACTCGAGAAACGGGTTCGCACGCTGGGTCGGCGGGCGGTGCAGTACGCCACGATCGAGCCGGACCCGGATTCCTTCGAGAGCGATCAGAACGTGGGTGCCGAGGGGAAGTAA
- a CDS encoding DNA-methyltransferase has translation METTHRVFVGDSRDLSAVADESVELVVTSPPYPMIEMWDDLFTELDPAIDDALAAGDGYDAFEAMHAQLGRVWDEIERVLVDSGIACINVGDATRSVDGSFRVYPNHARVLEAFEDRGFEPLPDVLWRKPANSAAKFMGSGMIPPNAYVTLEHEYILVFRKGAESREFEPKADQRYEAAYFWEERNRWFTDVWTEVRGELQAIDESADDDLRERSAAYPLEIPYRLICMYSAYGDTVLDPFWGTGTTTLAAMCAGRNSVGSELEAAFLEVFDDHVDDVPALSRSIGRARLERHEEFVERRRDDGKGFEYEADYYETPVVTKMERGLRLREVSRIDEIDDGYRVDHAPLALE, from the coding sequence ATGGAGACGACCCACCGCGTGTTCGTCGGCGATTCTCGCGATCTCTCGGCGGTCGCCGACGAGTCCGTCGAGCTCGTCGTCACGTCCCCGCCGTATCCGATGATCGAAATGTGGGACGACCTCTTCACGGAGCTCGATCCCGCGATCGACGACGCGCTGGCGGCCGGCGACGGCTACGACGCGTTCGAGGCGATGCACGCCCAGCTCGGTCGCGTCTGGGACGAAATCGAGCGGGTGCTGGTCGACAGCGGGATCGCCTGTATCAACGTCGGGGACGCGACCCGGTCGGTCGACGGAAGCTTTCGGGTCTACCCGAATCACGCTCGCGTGCTCGAGGCCTTCGAGGACCGCGGATTCGAGCCCCTGCCGGACGTGCTCTGGCGCAAGCCGGCCAACAGCGCGGCCAAGTTCATGGGCAGCGGGATGATTCCGCCGAACGCCTACGTCACGCTGGAACACGAGTACATCCTGGTGTTTCGAAAGGGGGCAGAGAGCCGCGAGTTCGAGCCGAAAGCCGACCAGCGGTACGAGGCGGCCTACTTCTGGGAGGAGCGCAACCGCTGGTTTACCGACGTCTGGACCGAGGTCAGGGGCGAGCTACAGGCGATCGACGAGTCCGCGGACGACGACCTGCGAGAACGGTCGGCGGCCTACCCCCTCGAGATCCCCTATCGGCTGATCTGCATGTACTCGGCCTACGGCGATACCGTGCTCGACCCCTTCTGGGGGACCGGTACGACGACGCTCGCGGCGATGTGTGCCGGCCGGAACTCGGTCGGTTCGGAACTCGAGGCGGCCTTCCTCGAGGTCTTCGACGATCACGTCGACGACGTCCCGGCGCTGTCGCGATCGATCGGACGGGCGCGCCTCGAGCGCCACGAGGAGTTCGTCGAGCGCCGCCGCGACGACGGCAAGGGGTTCGAGTACGAGGCCGACTACTACGAGACGCCGGTCGTGACGAAGATGGAACGCGGCCTCCGACTGCGCGAAGTGAGCCGTATCGACGAGATCGACGACGGCTACCGGGTCGATCACGCGCCGCTCGCGCTCGAGTGA
- a CDS encoding gamma-glutamyltransferase family protein: MDDTADLDRFDSRRSTVYASRGMVATSQPLAAQAGVSILRDGGNAFDAAVATAAALNVVEPTSTGLGGDVFALYRTADGEVGAMRACGGAPADATIDAVRSALEADDDRERYYPESRGYAVDGDASGDDLGMPFLGPHAVTVPGTARGWEATVERLGRKSLGTVLEPAIEYATEGYPVSPVIAHHWTGAEELFTDAHAREAYLFDGESPEPGQTVRLPKLGNSLRTIAEQGADVVYEGAIADEIVSEVRAAGGLMTRDDLAGFEPEFVGPVSTTYNGAEVYELPPNNQGLIALEALNIAEEIGAGDHDYDSPERVHAFAEATKLAFVDGHQYVADPDYESIPPLASKSYARERARAIGSEPIRDPEIGVPNATAEDADTVLLTVGDEEGNLVSYINSRFAGFGSGLVAGDTGIALQNRGASFSLDPDHPNSLEAGKRPFHTLVPAIARLDEDDWMAFGVMGGYMQPQGHVQVLSNVVDYGLSPQAALDAPRWRYREDGCLGVEERLSNASALARRGHDVRVLPPVMFGGAQLVRRRDGTLAGATEPRKDGVAIGY; this comes from the coding sequence ATGGACGACACTGCGGATCTCGACCGGTTCGACTCGCGGCGGTCGACCGTCTACGCGTCTCGCGGGATGGTCGCGACGAGCCAACCGCTCGCGGCGCAGGCCGGCGTCTCGATCCTCCGCGACGGCGGGAACGCCTTCGACGCAGCGGTCGCGACGGCGGCCGCCCTGAACGTCGTCGAACCCACATCGACGGGGCTGGGCGGGGACGTCTTCGCGCTCTATCGGACCGCCGACGGCGAGGTCGGTGCGATGCGCGCTTGCGGCGGTGCCCCGGCCGACGCGACGATCGACGCCGTCAGGAGCGCGCTCGAGGCCGACGACGACCGCGAGCGCTACTACCCCGAATCGCGCGGGTACGCCGTCGACGGCGACGCGAGCGGCGACGACCTCGGAATGCCCTTCCTCGGGCCGCACGCGGTGACGGTACCCGGAACCGCGCGGGGTTGGGAGGCGACGGTCGAGCGGCTGGGTCGGAAATCGCTGGGGACGGTCCTCGAGCCCGCGATCGAGTACGCGACCGAAGGGTATCCCGTCTCGCCGGTGATCGCCCACCACTGGACGGGGGCCGAGGAGCTGTTCACGGACGCCCACGCTCGCGAGGCGTACCTCTTCGACGGCGAGAGCCCGGAGCCGGGGCAGACGGTTCGATTGCCGAAACTCGGCAACTCGCTGCGAACGATCGCCGAGCAGGGGGCCGACGTCGTCTACGAGGGCGCGATCGCCGACGAGATCGTCTCCGAAGTTCGAGCAGCCGGCGGCCTCATGACGCGAGACGACCTCGCGGGATTCGAACCCGAGTTCGTCGGCCCGGTGAGCACGACGTACAACGGTGCTGAAGTGTACGAACTGCCCCCGAACAATCAGGGACTGATCGCGCTCGAGGCGCTGAACATCGCCGAGGAGATCGGTGCGGGGGACCACGATTACGACTCGCCGGAACGGGTCCACGCCTTCGCCGAGGCGACGAAGCTCGCGTTCGTCGACGGCCACCAGTACGTCGCGGACCCGGACTACGAGTCGATCCCGCCGCTCGCGTCGAAGTCGTACGCTCGAGAGCGAGCGCGCGCGATCGGCTCGGAGCCGATACGCGACCCCGAGATCGGGGTTCCGAACGCGACCGCCGAGGACGCGGACACCGTGCTCCTGACCGTCGGCGACGAAGAAGGCAACCTCGTTTCCTACATCAACTCGCGCTTCGCCGGCTTCGGCAGCGGCCTGGTCGCCGGCGACACCGGCATCGCGCTCCAGAACCGCGGGGCGTCGTTCTCGCTCGATCCCGACCATCCGAACAGCCTCGAGGCGGGCAAGCGCCCCTTCCACACGCTCGTCCCTGCGATCGCGAGACTCGACGAGGACGACTGGATGGCGTTCGGCGTCATGGGCGGCTACATGCAGCCACAGGGACACGTGCAGGTCCTCTCGAACGTCGTCGACTACGGACTGTCGCCGCAGGCGGCGCTCGACGCCCCACGCTGGCGGTACCGCGAGGACGGGTGCTTGGGCGTCGAGGAGCGGCTCTCGAACGCGTCGGCGCTCGCGCGACGGGGCCACGACGTCCGCGTTCTCCCGCCAGTCATGTTCGGCGGGGCTCAGCTCGTTCGCCGGCGCGATGGCACCCTCGCCGGTGCGACCGAGCCGCGCAAAGACGGCGTCGCAATCGGGTATTAA
- a CDS encoding PAS domain S-box protein produces the protein MARGLEDVEATPIRLLAVGTSDWIRTATAGLADESITVTGTVSSPSEFTADQIGPANCILTDDRAVLAATDGECPIVYASDPAADDSVAQLRADGAAEVIAKTTIQEPPLLAHRLRRTVEFTALQREGRREEEWYEILIDQSSDLLVIVDEEGIVTYVSPAVERVGGFDSDEMYGTHMLDYVHPDDRQTVVDGFEAVRSAETGATRTVEYTCKHADGTWYVHKAILTNRCDDGIVDGVVASIQDVTEHHRIAQELSESFERVTDAFYALDADWRFTYVNDRTIENLDIDRSDLLGRRILDVFPEMEDSPFQREAIEAMDRQEPRTVEAHFEAYDAWIEARIYPSQSGISVYWRDVTDRVERNRDLTERTERLQTLVENVPVVLFVLSEDGTFTLADGRGLANLSFDSEEIVGNSFFDLLEDYPEVCADARTALEGTEVNSRRRLGDRVFETWYRPITDDGVIDRVIGVANDVTERVQYQEALNALHEATNHLLSVDSKDDACEYIVDVATDVLDLDSVVYQFDDQLNELVPAAYSTALESAFGTPPRLGPNGSISWETFVTGEPSVYDDVRNATTVYDESTGARSGLYVPLGEHGVLVALSTTPGEYDDDTVELAQLFATTAEAALDRIGRTRRLHDRERELKQQNRHLERLNAANEIRQEIEQHLLLAESRTEIERGIPDLLADLEACSLAWIGEPDPSGNRLQSRSDAGLERGYLDAVSVTTVDESAAEPAGRAARTRSPVYVENVAESVHDGDWRGDALSRNFQSVYAVPLVYDEFLYGVLSIYSEERDAFDETLRTTLAELGETIAYAIDAVKRKNALVGDDRTEVELAVAADATLCQLASELGDSVTYEGATTRTDGLQIAFVAVEGRIDDPTDAFDLTAIDGVSELSTIAEHEDETLLQVHLTDPFLGSIVDTHGVQLREFVADESGGRAIIDVPDAVEIREVLSGITRSGPSVSMIARREQTTDDSSTVSASARNDLLETFTDRQREVVQAAYHGGFFEWPRRANGEEIAASQDISPPAFHKHVRSAERKLFAALFEGSTAVEVN, from the coding sequence ATGGCTCGCGGTCTCGAGGACGTCGAGGCGACCCCGATACGTCTCCTCGCTGTCGGTACGTCGGATTGGATTCGGACGGCGACGGCGGGGCTCGCGGACGAGTCGATCACCGTTACGGGAACCGTCTCAAGCCCGTCCGAATTCACGGCCGACCAGATCGGCCCGGCGAACTGTATTCTGACCGACGACAGAGCGGTGCTGGCTGCCACGGACGGCGAGTGTCCGATCGTGTACGCCAGCGATCCGGCAGCGGATGATTCGGTCGCGCAACTCCGAGCAGATGGTGCCGCCGAGGTGATCGCCAAGACGACGATTCAGGAGCCGCCGCTGCTGGCCCACCGGCTCCGGCGGACGGTCGAATTCACCGCGTTGCAACGGGAGGGTCGCCGCGAGGAGGAGTGGTACGAGATCCTGATCGACCAGTCGTCGGACCTGCTGGTGATCGTCGACGAGGAGGGGATAGTCACCTACGTCAGTCCGGCGGTCGAACGCGTGGGGGGGTTCGATTCGGACGAAATGTACGGCACTCACATGCTCGATTACGTCCATCCGGACGATCGACAGACGGTAGTGGACGGCTTCGAGGCCGTTCGCAGTGCCGAGACCGGAGCGACGCGGACCGTCGAATACACGTGCAAGCACGCCGACGGCACCTGGTACGTTCACAAGGCGATACTCACGAACCGATGCGACGACGGCATCGTGGACGGCGTCGTCGCATCGATCCAGGACGTCACGGAACACCACCGTATCGCACAGGAGTTGAGCGAGTCCTTCGAACGCGTGACGGACGCCTTCTACGCGCTCGATGCGGACTGGCGGTTCACGTACGTCAACGATCGTACGATCGAGAACCTCGACATCGATCGCTCCGACCTGCTCGGGCGGCGGATTCTCGACGTCTTCCCGGAGATGGAGGACTCGCCGTTCCAGCGCGAGGCCATCGAGGCGATGGACCGACAGGAACCGCGCACCGTCGAAGCGCACTTCGAGGCCTACGACGCGTGGATCGAAGCGCGAATCTACCCGTCCCAGTCCGGTATCTCCGTGTACTGGCGGGACGTGACCGACCGCGTCGAGCGCAACCGCGACCTGACCGAACGGACGGAGCGGCTCCAGACGCTGGTCGAGAACGTCCCCGTCGTATTATTCGTTCTCAGCGAGGACGGAACCTTCACGCTCGCCGACGGACGAGGGCTCGCGAACCTCAGCTTCGACTCCGAGGAGATCGTCGGGAACTCGTTTTTCGACCTCCTCGAGGACTATCCCGAGGTCTGTGCCGATGCGAGGACGGCCCTCGAGGGAACGGAAGTCAACTCGCGTCGACGGCTGGGGGATCGCGTCTTCGAAACGTGGTACCGCCCGATCACGGACGACGGTGTCATCGACCGCGTCATCGGCGTCGCAAACGACGTCACCGAGCGGGTCCAGTATCAGGAGGCGCTCAACGCGTTACACGAAGCGACCAATCACCTGCTGAGCGTCGATTCGAAGGACGATGCCTGCGAGTATATCGTCGACGTTGCGACGGACGTCCTCGATCTGGACAGCGTCGTCTACCAGTTCGACGACCAGCTGAACGAACTGGTCCCGGCGGCGTATTCGACGGCCCTCGAGTCGGCGTTCGGTACGCCGCCGCGGCTCGGCCCCAACGGGAGCATCTCCTGGGAGACGTTCGTGACGGGTGAGCCGTCCGTCTACGACGACGTCAGGAACGCGACCACCGTCTACGACGAGTCGACCGGCGCTCGCAGCGGCCTCTACGTACCGCTGGGCGAACACGGCGTGCTCGTCGCGCTCTCGACGACGCCCGGAGAGTACGACGACGATACCGTGGAACTCGCTCAGCTGTTCGCGACGACGGCCGAAGCCGCCCTCGATCGGATCGGTCGGACTCGGCGGCTCCACGATCGCGAGCGGGAACTCAAGCAACAGAACCGGCACCTCGAGCGACTCAACGCCGCCAACGAGATCCGTCAGGAGATCGAACAGCACCTCTTGCTGGCCGAATCCCGGACCGAAATCGAACGCGGAATCCCCGACCTGCTCGCCGATCTGGAGGCGTGTTCGCTGGCCTGGATCGGCGAACCGGATCCGAGCGGCAACCGGCTCCAGTCGCGATCCGACGCCGGACTCGAGCGCGGTTATCTCGATGCGGTATCGGTAACGACGGTCGACGAATCGGCCGCCGAACCGGCGGGTCGAGCGGCCCGCACGCGGTCTCCGGTTTACGTCGAGAACGTCGCGGAGTCGGTTCACGACGGCGACTGGCGAGGAGATGCGCTCTCGAGAAACTTCCAGTCCGTCTACGCGGTCCCGCTGGTCTACGACGAATTCCTCTACGGCGTGCTGTCGATCTACAGCGAAGAACGGGACGCGTTCGACGAAACGCTTCGCACCACGCTGGCGGAACTCGGCGAGACGATCGCGTACGCGATCGACGCGGTCAAACGAAAGAACGCGCTGGTGGGCGACGACCGAACCGAAGTGGAGCTCGCGGTCGCAGCGGATGCGACGCTGTGTCAGCTCGCATCGGAGCTCGGTGACAGCGTTACCTACGAGGGTGCGACGACCCGAACCGACGGCCTGCAGATCGCCTTCGTCGCGGTCGAGGGACGGATCGACGATCCGACCGACGCGTTCGACCTGACGGCGATCGACGGAGTCAGCGAGCTCTCGACGATCGCCGAACACGAAGACGAGACGTTACTCCAGGTACATCTGACCGATCCGTTCCTCGGGTCCATCGTGGATACGCACGGCGTCCAACTTCGGGAGTTCGTCGCCGACGAGTCGGGCGGGCGTGCGATCATCGACGTTCCGGATGCGGTCGAAATTCGGGAAGTGCTCTCCGGCATCACCCGGAGCGGCCCGTCGGTGTCGATGATCGCTCGGCGCGAACAGACCACGGACGACTCGTCGACGGTCAGCGCGTCGGCGCGCAACGATTTGCTCGAGACGTTCACCGATCGACAGCGGGAGGTGGTCCAGGCGGCGTATCACGGGGGGTTCTTCGAGTGGCCGCGACGGGCGAACGGCGAGGAGATTGCGGCCTCACAGGACATCTCCCCGCCGGCGTTCCACAAACACGTCCGATCGGCGGAACGGAAGCTGTTCGCGGCGCTGTTCGAGGGGTCGACTGCCGTGGAGGTTAATTGA
- a CDS encoding HalOD1 output domain-containing protein: MGDCYSVQYDRLDDEPLSVAVADAVATFRNTSITDLEPLHYSINADALERLFEPRANGLRPGGSVTFEYSDCLVTVTANGEIRVESV; encoded by the coding sequence ATGGGGGATTGTTATTCCGTACAGTACGATCGGCTCGACGACGAACCGCTCAGCGTTGCCGTCGCGGACGCCGTCGCAACGTTTCGTAATACGAGTATTACCGATCTCGAGCCGCTCCACTACTCGATCAACGCCGACGCACTCGAGCGGTTGTTCGAACCGCGCGCGAACGGGCTGCGGCCCGGTGGTTCCGTCACGTTCGAGTACAGCGACTGTCTGGTGACCGTCACTGCGAACGGCGAGATTCGCGTCGAGTCCGTCTGA